A window of Ficedula albicollis isolate OC2 chromosome 15, FicAlb1.5, whole genome shotgun sequence genomic DNA:
ccccccccccccccccccccccccccccccccccccccccccccccccccccccccccccccccccccccccccccccccccccccccccccccctgccgcgCGCCCCGCCCGCGTTTACCTCATTCCCGCAGCCCGCGCCGCGCCGCCGCGAGGCTCCATGGGAAACACCCGCTCCCCCCGGCCCCGCGCTCGAGCCCCGCCCCTGGAGCGGGCAGAGCACCGCCCGCCCCGGCCGCGTCACACCGATCCCCCGACGGGCCCCCGGAGCCGGCCCGGTACCGGCCCTGTCACCAGCCCCCGGTACCGCCAGCCGGCGCGGCCCCTCCCGCGCCCGAGAAGCGCTTTTGTTGTCCCGTTTCCCGGCCGCTTTTCCCATCAGCCCTCGCGCCATGGCGGCGGCCGCGCGCGTCCCGGCCCAAGATGGCGCCGGCGTGAGGGAACGCGTGATGTGTGAGCTTCTGTTTTTAATGGGTTCAAGGGCCGCAAGTGCTCTCGGGCGCGAGGAGCGGCAGCGCTGAGGGGCAGTGTTTAAGAAACACCAAGATCGCTCCTCTGCCATCATTCTCCTCGCAGCGGCCCGTCCGTGAGGCTCCGGCCCCGCCCCGCGAGGTGCGCGGGGTGGCTGAGGGGCCGGCGGGACCATGGCGGAGGAAGGCGAGCGCTGCGACCCCGAGCGCGCCACGGCTGCcgcggcggccccccccccccccccccccccccccccccccccccccccccccccccccccccccccccccccccccccccccccccccccccccccccccgagcgcGCCACGGCTGCCGCGGCGGAGGCTGGAGATGGGGCTGAGCCCGATAGCCGGGCCGGGGAAGACCCCGCGGAGAGCCCCGACGTATACAGATACATTAAGGGAGACTTGTTCACCTCCGAGATCTATAAAGTAGAGATACAGAACCTGCCCAAATACATTGGGTTTAACGATGTGAAAAAGTTCCTAGCCAAGTACGGGCTCAGTCCGCACAAGATAAAACTCTTCGGGAAGCAGACGTTCGCCTTCGTGACGTTCAAGAGCGAGGAGGAGCGGGACAAGGCCATGCGGGTGCTGCACGGCGCGCTCTGGAAGAGCCGCCACCTCAGCGTGCGCCTGGCCAAGCCCAAAGCCGACCCCATCGCCAAGAAGAGGAAGCAAGAAGAGGATTCGGAGCAGGGAGAGGCGAAGCGTGCGGCTCCCTGCGGAGAGGAGCCTCTGAGCAAGCGGATCGCGGATGTGGTGACCCCGCTGTGGAACGTGCCCTACGAGGAGCAGCTGGCCCAGAAGAAGCAGGAGTGCGAACAAGTGCTGCAGAGGCTGACAAAGTAATTCCTGTTTGTAACGTAATGTGTACAAGACTTGGCCTTGTGATGGGATATAGCTAAATTCACACCAATTGATACCTCTAAACTGAAGTGAGTTAGAGGTAGGTGAAAACTTGGATCTCCTGTCAAAGTAATTACGAGATAATCTCCGATGCTACAGCCTAAAAGCTGTTCCATCTGTCAAAACTTGCTGTTGATGTTCTTGGTCACCTTCAAAAGATTGCTTAATGAAGGGAAATTGGTTTTAAAGTCTGTTGTTTCATAAGCAGAAGGATGTTTATGCCTCTAAAAAAATGGGATTGTCACAGGGTGCAAGAGAGAATCAATCTGTAGAGATGACAAGTAAATACTAGTAATTTGTCTAAGACGTTCTCTTTTAAAATCCCCTCAGAATTTTATTCCTGGTCTTTGGAGATCAAAGTATCACTTCTGTCTCTTGCCTTGGATAAAACTGGCATTAAATATCATGCATGGGTATGTAGATCAATCCAGTACATAGCCATGATAACTACATTTAGCCCTTACTTTTTCAGGTTACAGCTCTTACGAAGCTGGAGAGGGTTTGCCTgttaaaaaattctgaaagaaacacTCTTCCAGAGTGTTCcaaatgtgattattttttgtgCCCTATGCCAAAAAAAGTCTTGTGCAACTCTTGATCTCAGTTTTTCTAAATGTATGCTGTACactttttgtttctgatttggGCAGGGAAATAGGAAATAACAACAGAGCTTTATTACCCTGGTTGttcctgcagaagcagaagtTTAATAAATTATGCTGCCCAGTGGAGGGAGTGAAAGCATCACCCTTACAGGTAATGTAATCTCAGGTAAAGTGGAACAGGGTTAATGAGCTGAGGGTTATGTTCATTATTTGGTCTTGAGAGACAGTGGACAAACTGGGTATTTGACTTCATCTTGtaataaaagattaattttagaTGTTGTTGCCTTTCATGTAAATCCTGTGTGGAAATATTaacaggaagcagaaaaattgaTAACTGGTTCTTTTAACACTAAAATGAATATGCTGTCCTTGCAAGTCTGTGTTGTAAGCTAATACGTTCCTCAACAGAggcaatatttttctttttaaataataagaTTTATGAATACCTTTTCATTATTGCTGTTAGTTCACACACATGGAGTATCTTCCATATGAGCTAAATGTCCTGTGTCCATTTTCAAATTGCATTAAACAACATGGGATTTGTTTCAGGAGAAACTTGGTATGTACAAATAAATGCTGTGTAAATATCTTAcataactttattttaaatctagACTGGATATCGCAACAAATGTGAGTTCTTGATTGGGATTGGTGTAAATCAAGAAGACAAAACTGTGGGTTGTCGTCTTGGCAAATATAAGGGTGGTACATGTGCTGTAGTGGAGCCATTTGATACTATTCATATTCCTGCTATTGCCAAAAAAGTAGTAAAAGCTTTCCAAGACTACATAAGGTGAGCATAAGTAAAATGAGTTATCCATAAATGTTTTGATATCTTAATCAAAAGTATTTGGAAATTTAATTAGTGTTTGTTGTGAGCTTTAAGATCTGCCAGTCTCAAATTTGAGTGATTCTTTGTGCCTGGATCATGGGGAGTTTTTCCCTTGCTCCTGCTCAGGTGCTCAGAGATGGGGGACAGGTCCCAGCTGAATACAGCTTCATTGCAAGCAATGGAATGTGAAAGTCCACAGTAAAAAGTATGTGTTACTCAGGAGCTTCTTCCACTAACTGTACAGAAGCACTCagaaaaacacttctgaaagGAGTAATTAATTAGCCAAGGACCTTTGCTTCCTTGGATGAGGAGAAGAATCATCCTACAGAAAGGAATAAACCAAAAATTGCACATTAAAGCAAGAGTTCATTTTTAGGAAAAGGGATGCatctttaaaaaagcatttaaattcaCAAAAATGGAAACCTCAGAAGAATCATGAAGGTGGAAGATTTAACTTGGTATGAAGCAGAGAAGCTAAGGAAAGCATTATAAAAGTTAAGTCATTCTCTGAATGCAGTGAGAAGCTGCCTCTTGCCTCTGTAATTTTGCATGCGTTAAAATGGGTAAGAGGATTGTGAGGAGGGACAGATTATTTTGCTTTAGGAGACACTACCCATCACTTTTTTAGTTGGAAGTCATTCTTTTTTTCACCAATCAGTGTACCCTGTTTTGTACTCAgcattttttccatcatttcacACAGTTCTGATTCTTTATGATCCAATAGACTGTTGAATGCTACACAGGACAAGAATTCTGTGTGTAAGTAACGAGCTTGTGCAAATTGCAGGTCAACCCCTTACTGCGTGTACAGCCCCGAAACCTACGAAGGGCACTGGAAACAGCTCACGGTGCGCACCAGCCGCAGCGGCCACATCATGGCAATCGCTTATTTCAATCCTCAGGTATTCCATTAATGCCTAATGGGCAACCCAgactcacagctctgcagctacTTAAATTTGATGTTATGGATTGTGCATGCACAAGAGAAATAGAGTAATTATTTGATGTGGTTTACCTTGCTTCACTGCTCTAATTCTCTTTAGACTAATCTGATACATGGAAATGAACAAGTAATATTCTTACGTAAAGCATACACTAAATCATAGCTTGAAGTCACTAAAatgatttttctcccttctttcacATGAAAACTTTAGAAATTGAGTAAAGAAGAGCTAGCTGACCTGAAAATCTCTCTGGCAAAATACTTCACAGAAGGGATGGGAAAGAGCAGTGGTGTTACTTCCCTGTACTTTGTGGAGGAAGGACAGAGGTGAGGGAGTTGACTTTGCTTTGGGGGATTTTGGTGGTGGGTGGATTTTTGGTGTTTGCAAATTTCATAGCATTGTTTTGTCTACTTCATAGAAGTAGCAAGTTATTACTAATTTTTAAGTTCTTCACCTTTTCCACAAGAGACTCCtgaaatttcccattttttggatAAAGGTAGCAAGAATTTCAGTGGGTGAACCCACTGGCCATTGCTAGCTGTCAAGCTGTAGAAGTGTTTACTGCAGTAGATGAATGTTTGTTATTATCAGATAacttctgcctttcttccctATTTATGTGAATTTTTCCATCTCCCCATCCTCCACAGAGCACAAGGCTCACACCATCTTCATCTAGAGATGGTGGAGGTCCATGCACACTGATAAATTAATGGCCAAGCAGAGTCTCCAAGAGCAGATGATAGATGTTACTGCGTAGGATGTAGCACTATGGTTTTTAACATGATTACAGCTTTGGTAGAGATTGTAACAAACATGTTTGTCttcttattttggttttgtttctccttctcTATGTTGTCTCCCTGATCCTCCCCTACCCCCAGGAAATCTCCCAATATAGAAGACTTGCCTTTGGAGCATGTGGCTGGTGATAAGTACATATATGAAGAACTCCTCGGCCTAAAATTTAGAATTTCTCCTCATGCATTTTTTCAAGTAAGGATGATGTGAAGCTGCTCATTTAACTGGATCTGCATGAATGCTCTTGAGCTTGACTAATGCTGTGCAACAAGATGTTAGATACCTAGAAATTTACCCTTTATATATTTGGTGTGATTAAATAGCAGTAACTGTTACATTTGGCTGTAAAAGCAGTAAATGACTGTAAGCTTGATGGGAGCACAGTGAAGACAACTTTTTCTATTTACTAGTTCATTgtaaattttctcctttttcacgGCAGCCTTTTGTAACACTAAACATGCAGTAATACACTTCAGGAGTCTTgtattattaatttttgtttgcttttccaaaGCTTCTCTGCCCTTCcaacaaaatatgtttttaacGTATAATGATTTTttagaaacaagaaaacatgCTCTACTAAGACTCATTAAAACATATGTACTGTTTATGAAGAAGTAGATCTATTGGAAACTTAATTTCCCAGGTGAACACACAAGCTGCAGAAGTGTTGTACACTGCCATTGGGGAGTGGGCACAACTGAGCCAAGAGAGCACCGTGCTGGACATCTGTTGTGGGACAGGAACCATTGGGATTTCTTTAGCAAAGGTTggcaatttcttttcctggatAGAAGCTACATTTTACCTATTTTTAACTGTGGCtacaagggaagaaaataccTAATGTATGTGAAATGCAACAGAttatatcttaatttttaaaattattttttaattgagctgcctgcagctgctttaCCACATTATTATGAAAACTCACCCTTGTGTTGAGCAGCCTAGGTAGGAATCAAAGTCCCTGTTAATTGCTGATGCCAGGAAAAATGGTTAAATTCACACATACAGACCACAGAGGgatctttttcctttgattCTACAGAGAGTGAAGAAGGTAATTGGAATTGAGCTCTGCCAAGAAGCTGTGCAGGATGCCAAAGCAAACGCCCAGATTAATGGTGAGTTAAGCTGAAATGCTGAGGTTGTTTGGTAAGGACTCGTGCTTATCTAAGCAGCCTGGAGTTAGATGTTGTTGATAGTGATCTTGTCCTGTTTAAACACTTAATCACTCTTGAAAACAAATACCTTGTTAGCCTATGAGATCAATTTTCCAGTTGAacagctttcttttaaattataaaagtaaagcatttatttcagtgtaaaaatgagacaaaaccCCAGCAACCCTCCTAAAGAAAACCTTAACATAGCTGGTGTGCACGGCCTTTTGTTATAGCCTAGATAATGGAAAATGGCTCAAATTATTGTTGTTTAAATCATCCAAAGTTCACAGTGATTGTTTAAATTACACTGTTTCCAGAGTAGACTAAACAATTTGGAGTTTCTGAGGCATCAAAACTTAATATCCAAGGTGAAGAACTGGAAGCTGCTTTGACTAGACAAGCACTCAGATagcatcttttctttttcttacagaaCTGAATAATATTGAATTTTATTGTGGGAAGGCAGAAGATATTGTTCCTTCTCTAATGAATGTTTTAGCTCCTCAGAACCTGATCACGATTGTAGACCCACCACGAGCAGGCCTGCGTAAGTTCCTCAGTGAGGGTTTAAGTCTCTTCTCCTGAAGGGTAGTGGGTGGGAAGCTAAAGAAACCACCACTGGGATAAATTATGTGAAGGCTTCAGATACAGTTTGGAGCAACATTGTAGCAGTTTTGTTCATGCTGAGTATAATCTGTCATTCTTCTGTGAGGCTCTTGCTGCACACAGAACCAGTAAGCAGCTGTTGTGGTTTTGATCATCTAGATTCCAAGGTAATTCTTGCCCTTAGAAGAGCTGAACATCTGAAGAAGCTCATCTATGTCTCCTGCAATCCCAGAGCGGCAATGAATAACTTTGTGGAGTGAGTGTTTCTTGCATCGAGTTGACTTACTAAATGTGGTAAGAAGAAAACTGGTTTTTGAGGCCGGTGGACCATTgctggatttttatttgcaagCCATGTTACTTGAGGCTTACCTTTCACCAGAaacagctgagagctgcagcagtgggctTGGAATGGTATTGCCCAATACACAAGTCataatggaaatatttgggGTAGTAAATAAGCCTGTCATGGAATTGAggcctggggaaaaaaaaatctctctgatAAGAGCAGCAGTGGTGAGCAGTAtactaaaatattaatacatttcttcctgccttgttttcccttccccaccAAGCCTGTGCCGGGCCCCTTCCAACAGGGTGAAAGGAGCCTCGTTCCGGCCCGTGAGAGCCATGGCTGTGGATCTGTTCCCGCAGACCAGGCACTGTGAGTTACTGATCTTCTTTGAGAGGGTGGAGTACGCCAAcggcagctctgcagcagcagcccctgctgccagcgagagcacagcagcagcgtGTGGGGCTGAGGGTGTGCATGGCATCAGCCCAGAGGCCGGGGAGGggagccaggcagctgctggccatGGAGACTGCAGTCCAAGAGGGGGCTCACCTTAACTCCTGAGAGACTTTGCACAAactccttttgctttttaactgcATCAGAACATCACTTCTGTAACATCCAGGTAATAAATCTCAGTACAACAGAGTAACTGCAAGGCTTCTAAATTATTTCATCATCctaatttgaattaaatttcATTACCATAGGTTCCCAGAAGGGTTggtgttggaaaggaccttagTGATCATCTCATAACCACCCCTCTTCTATGAGCAGCGACACCTTCCACTCAGAACCCCGTCAAGCCTGGTCttgcacacttccagggataggaTGTTACATAGGCTTAGGCCAAATCCTGCTTCTCTTCCTGCCTAGATACATACATACAAATATCTATATATTGACACATCCAATTCCCAGAGCAAGTCATCTTGCTACAGGGACCTGGATGTACCTGTCATTACTTCATCATGCTCTGCCCTCCTGTCAGACCTAAGCCATGTTTTTTCAGTAAGCAAGTAAAGATTAACCCTTCCATAAATCATTTAATTGCTACATTTTCATTAAGAAGTAACAAAGTCTAATAAAACTGCTACTACACTTTCCACAGTTGAAGTCAGTCTTACTCTCAGACTGTAGCATCACTGACAAGACAATAAAGGCTCTAAGTTTCCTTCACCAAACTAGTAAAGCTGAGGTGACTTTGCTCAAGCCAGGCCCTCACCACTGAAAATGGACAGCCAGAACTGACCTGTACCAACACCAGCACCTTACACTGCACTGCCAGTGCATCTACTGGGGCTGAAGATAAACCTGGCTTGAGAGCTCCACAAGGTGCTCTCCAGTCAGGActcactgcagccagaggctCAGCAGCTACCATCAATGGACTGTGATCCACACTACAGAACAGACAGCAACACTGTTAGGAGGAGTGACCATCCTAAATCTCAACTTGCTTCTAATATCCATTTAATATGGCCTAACAACAATATTCTACCACAGCCCATGGCTGTACTGATACCACACCTTTCCAGTGTTTGGTACCTGCACCCAACAGGTACCAAAACCAGTACTTTGGGTTGTAATATTTCCAGCCTTGCCATAgtttaaggaaaaatacaaatgccAATTCAAAAAGAGGTAACTTAATTTCATTCCAAGTGCTTAACCATGttaacatttaatttctcaCCAAAAAAGTGATTAAATATGTCCATAATCAACCAATGCACTGAtctaatttctctttaaaaatacctagAAGACTTGAAGAATAAGACTTTCTCTAGACATAGCTTAAGCTACCATAATACTGATCACACTGGCACATTTTATAATATCAAACTTTATTGCTTGAAACTAATTGTCTGAAAAATACACATGTAGTACTCAAAGACTGAACACAGAGGATTACATgattgtgcagaaaaaaaagcaagcagaggCTCAATGAAAATGAGGCTTTATAGTTGTACCAATTCAGCACTGGCACCAAGCAACTGCACCCAACACAACTCAAACAGCAACCATTGTTACCTGCTGGGGCAATAAGGATgaactttgttttgttttcccatgtTCTCAGATACACATTGAAAAACTGTCACCGATAATTTTATTTGGTTAATAACAGCATGGCTTCTTGCACTTCACATTTCTTCCCATGGAAAGTTAGGAGGCTATCACTTCCTGAATTTCATTCCAGAACCAAAGCACAGTTTAGTGAATTAATAAGATAATCATGATGCTTTTAAATACTTGGACGttacaaatatatttgtataaagCCTAACAGCATCACAGGAGAATGGAAGTTTACATACAACAGTTAAGTTTATGCATAATAGTCTTTCCAAAGTTTTGAGTACCCAACTAATTAAGTTTTGTCTaataaatatgttaaaaaaagcTGATGACTGGTGTTTCAGTAGGTAGCATCTGACTAGTCACTGGAAGTCACAGTAAGTTTTCCGTCAGTACCATGAAGATTTGAATGCACACAAATTTAATCCTTAAAGTCAATATACCACACTTTTGTCGAGAAGCACATAATATGCAAAGCAAAAACTGTCTAATCCCCAAAGGATGGAACAGTTCTTAAAAATACACTCCATCCCTACAAAAATACCCATCTTCCCCTGGATATAGAAGGGATAAATCACAAGTATCAGTgacaaaagcagcagttttatGCATTCATACAATCAGATCTAAACCTTTACAGCCAATTACCTAGAAAACACACAAGAGTTACAAGACAAGTTTAGGATACATCTTGTATCACACTGTAAGTGTTCATGCAGAAGCTGAAGTTAATGCAATGATCTATCCTCTATCACAGCAGCTCGTGCTTATGTGCAAATGCAAGACTGTTACACTCCAAACAATAGTAAACATTAAAACACAAGAATACTTCACGACATAAACAGCAGTTACGTTGTTTGTTCCAGCAGTTATTGCGCTATTTTCTGGACATCTCTCCAGTTAAAGGCTGCAGCAAGGTCTAATACCAtctttttatgtttgtttaGAATGCATAATATACTAGGCTTTGGTTCACAATGAAATCTCTGGATGTTTTAATTAAGGGCAATGGTCACCTTGTGATTCTGATAGTGGCAGACTGAGGTAATACAGCAATCCTCTTAAAATTAACGAAAACAAATTGGTAAGTGAGGCATCTATGGATATTCTGCAGGTGACCTGCAAATGCATTGACattctgatttcagaaaaataaaaagatctaCAAGGGTGATTTGTCTTTTACAGTGCCATCCAAGTacagatttttctgctgaaaacacaagctgaaataaaacctAAGAGTAATACATTTAGTCATAGAAGATAAAAGCCCTgtctttacaaaaaaagaaaagtcccaataaaaacaatgaaaagagaCATACAGCAATCACTGCTTGTCACTACTGCACCAATATTATATACCCTTCAAAAGATGGAGATTTATTAAAGctatacagaaaaaaagcagaggcagtgtttttttgttgtttttttttctttttttagacaGGCTACTTCTTTAAATAATAGTTTATGTATTGTCTTCCAACTACCCGTATCCTGTTGTAACAGGATTACAACTCATGGAACTAAAAAgctaaatataataaaaaaatgggtGTTCATATTTGCAGAGACCTCCAAGCGCATCatttaaacacagaaacaggGTAAGACTCCATGACTACTCCTGTTTAACCTCAAACATTATATGCAACACATTAGAGAACATGAgtttgaaatataaattaaaatccACATATTTCAAAAGTAACATGTAATGTTAAAAGGAGGTCTTACAATACTGATgccaatatttttaaaatccagtagGCACTAAATTCAATATACTTGCAGCACTCTCTATGTAACATggtaaattaaaaaacaaagccgcacaaaaaacagaataaaaccaaaccaaaccaaacaaaaaaagaaaaaaaaaaaaccccaaaccctcaaGCCCCCAGATACCTGTTAATGTAagtaccaggagctgcagcaggtaCAGAGAACTGACCCTTCATTCccaacaggagcaggaggagtgTAAAATTGGAGTGGTGCAGCTCCTGGATaaatcactgcagctgtgccaccagcttGGATTTCACTCTCTTGTTCAAGACCAAACCAAAAAATGGTTGCAAGAGAAGAGTTCCTGCAGTCAGCCAGTGAACCCCGTGTGAAGAATGAAACCACGAAGCAGAGCTTTCACACAGCCACACTATTTCTTCTGTGCTTGGCTTAATAAAGCCTGAGATGACACAGTGAGTACTGCCTATTTGCCATGATTGTATTTTAGAGTAGTTGCatatttgtcattttcttttttgagtaTAACCGGTTATGGTCTCATTCTATCTATTACTCTATGTCATATTCCAAATCTACATTCTAATTTTCATTCCAGAAGTTACacactttctttaaaaactaaaaatgcaattaaaaaagtaaaaatgaaaactactttaaaaaaccctaaattgCTGCAGTTAGACTTAAGgtttgtgttgatttttttctgaagtctaTGCTTTTACGGTACAAATTAATTAAGACTTAGCTGATCAAGTCAGATGCAATCTGAcacaaaacaaatgagaaattgttttattgctgggaaaagggagTGGAAAGTCATTGGCAAAATACTTTCAGACTATCAACCATCATTAGCTGCATTTTGGCTCCAAGCTTTGAAACAGCCTTTcaaattacagtttttatttttatcatataAGTGGGGCCATATTTTCCCTGTTCA
This region includes:
- the TRMT2A gene encoding tRNA (uracil-5-)-methyltransferase homolog A; amino-acid sequence: MAEEGERCDPERATAAAAEAGDGAEPDSRAGEDPAESPDVYRYIKGDLFTSEIYKVEIQNLPKYIGFNDVKKFLAKYGLSPHKIKLFGKQTFAFVTFKSEEERDKAMRVLHGALWKSRHLSVRLAKPKADPIAKKRKQEEDSEQGEAKRAAPCGEEPLSKRIADVVTPLWNVPYEEQLAQKKQECEQVLQRLTKEIGNNNRALLPWLFLQKQKFNKLCCPVEGVKASPLQTGYRNKCEFLIGIGVNQEDKTVGCRLGKYKGGTCAVVEPFDTIHIPAIAKKVVKAFQDYIRSTPYCVYSPETYEGHWKQLTVRTSRSGHIMAIAYFNPQKLSKEELADLKISLAKYFTEGMGKSSGVTSLYFVEEGQRKSPNIEDLPLEHVAGDKYIYEELLGLKFRISPHAFFQVNTQAAEVLYTAIGEWAQLSQESTVLDICCGTGTIGISLAKRVKKVIGIELCQEAVQDAKANAQINELNNIEFYCGKAEDIVPSLMNVLAPQNLITIVDPPRAGLHSKVILALRRAEHLKKLIYVSCNPRAAMNNFVDLCRAPSNRVKGASFRPVRAMAVDLFPQTRHCELLIFFERVEYANGSSAAAAPAASESTAAACGAEGVHGISPEAGEGSQAAAGHGDCSPRGGSP